TCAGCTTTTAAAAGCTCATCTTCAAACAGCTAATTTTATGCATACTGAGATTGCTGAATCAGAAAAAGAAATGATTCAATCTCTAGCCAGGCTTTCTGAGCTTGTGGTTGAAAAGCCAGGTGAAAGACCAAAATCTGCTGCTGCAGGTATTGTTGGTACTGATACAAGAATTTTTATTCCTCTTGAGGGCATAATTGATGTTGATAAAGAAATTTCAAGAATAGAAAAAGAAATTTTAAAAGTTGATAAGGAACTTGTTTTTTTGGGTAAAAAACTTTTAAATGAAAGTTTTCTTTCCAAGGCTCCTGAAGAAGTGGTTGAAAAAACAAAAAACCAACATGAGGAATTTTCAAAAAAACTAGATGATTTAAATGCCCATCTTGCAAAAGTAAAGGAACTGCTCAGTTGATGAAAACACTTGATTTTACATTGGCTGATAGACTTATTGATCTTGCTCTTCTTGAAGATATTGGACCTGGAGACATTACAACCCAATCAATTATCGACCCAGAAGAGCAGGGCAAGGCTGTGATTAAGGCAAAGGAGAATTTTATAGTCTGCGGTATTGATATTGCAGAACAGGTTTTTTTTAAAGTAGATCCAGAGCTTAAAATTGTAAAATTATTAAAAGACGGAGTAAAAACAAATAAAGGAGATCTTATTCTTTCTGTTAAGGGAAGAATGAGTTCTCTTTTAAAAGCAGAAAGAACAGTTTTAAATTTTCTTCAAAGATTGAGCGGAATAGCAACCAATACAAATAAATATGTAGAAAAGCTGAAAAATTATCCCCATGTAAAGCTTTGCGATACAAGAAAAACAACTCCGGGGCTTAGAGTTTTGGAAAAGTATGCTGTTTATTCAGGAGGAGGATCAAATCACAGAACAGGACTTTATGATGGTGTTCTTATCAAGGACAACCATATTGAAGCTGCAGGAAGTATTGAAAAAGCTGTTTCTATGGCAAGACAAAATATTTCTCACCTTGTAAAAATTGAAGTTGAAGTAAAAGATTTTGATGAAACAAGACAGGCTCTTAAAGCCGGGGCAGATGTGATAATGCTTGATAATATGAACACAGCAGAAATTAAGGAAGCATGCAAAATTATAAACAAAAAAGCCCTTGTTGAAGTGTCTGGGAATGTAACAATTGAAAGACTTACCCAACTTGCAAAAACCGGGGCTGATATTATTTCATGTGGAGCTCTTATTCACCAGGCTGTTTCAGTTGATATAAGTATGTATCTTACAAAAACCTAAATTGAGAGTTTTATATTTTAAATTAAGATAGTTACCATGAGTTTTTGCCACTCCCGTAAATACATAAAAGGGAAAAATAATATCAGGGAAAAAAATTGATACCAATAAGAGATTCACACCCATCTGAAACAACTCCTGTTGTAAATTATTCTTTAATTGGACTTAATGTATTTATATTTTTTATAGAAATAAGTCATCCCGGGGGAATGGATAGATTTATCTATCAGTATGGACTTGTACCAGCAAGATATACCAATCCTGCTATTTCTCAGTATTTTAATTT
This is a stretch of genomic DNA from Desulforegulaceae bacterium. It encodes these proteins:
- the nadC gene encoding carboxylating nicotinate-nucleotide diphosphorylase; its protein translation is MKTLDFTLADRLIDLALLEDIGPGDITTQSIIDPEEQGKAVIKAKENFIVCGIDIAEQVFFKVDPELKIVKLLKDGVKTNKGDLILSVKGRMSSLLKAERTVLNFLQRLSGIATNTNKYVEKLKNYPHVKLCDTRKTTPGLRVLEKYAVYSGGGSNHRTGLYDGVLIKDNHIEAAGSIEKAVSMARQNISHLVKIEVEVKDFDETRQALKAGADVIMLDNMNTAEIKEACKIINKKALVEVSGNVTIERLTQLAKTGADIISCGALIHQAVSVDISMYLTKT